A genomic segment from Triticum dicoccoides isolate Atlit2015 ecotype Zavitan chromosome 1A, WEW_v2.0, whole genome shotgun sequence encodes:
- the LOC119271237 gene encoding monocopper oxidase-like protein SKU5 — protein sequence MWRLLALVVFAAVPAMAGDPYAFFDWDVSYVTAAPLGVKQQVIGINGKFPGPVVNITTNWNVVVNVLNDLDEPLLITWNGIQHRKNCWQDGVLGTNCPIPSGWNWTYEFQVKDQIGSFFYFPSTGLQRAAGGFGGIVVNNRGVIAVPFGRPDGDITILIGDWYNRNHTDLRKMLDEGKELGMPDGVLINGKGPYRYNDSLVPAGIEHETIDVHPGRTYRIRVHNVGTSTSLNFRIQGHNLLLVETEGSYTTQQNYSSLDVHVGQSYSFLLTTDQNASSDYYVVASARIVNESLWQRVTGVALLRYSNSGGPASGPLPDPPQDQYDKTLSMNQARSVRWNLSAGAARPNPQGSFRYSSINVTQAYLLRSAAPVEIGGKLRAALNGLSFVPPETPLRLADAYGVEGAYTLDFPERPPAPDAAPRVARSVINGTYRGFMELIFQNNDTRMQSYHVDGYAVFVVGMDYGEWTEASRSTYNKGDSVARSTVQVYPGAWTAALVSLDNVGFWNVRSQNLDSWYLGQEVYVRVVNPEDGANKTEMAVPRNALYCGQLHKYQKEQTPHHKAAAAASAAAVRPLAVRRQIVALVMLVVGALVFAS from the exons ATGTGGCGGCTTCTGGCGCTGGTGGTGTTCGCCGCCGTGCCGGCAATGGCCGGCGACCCCTACGCCTTCTTCGACTGGGACGTCTCCTACGTCACCGCGGCGCCCCTCGGCGTCAAGCAGCAG GTGATAGGCATCAACGGCAAGTTCCCGGGGCCCGTCGTCAACATCACCACCAACTGGAACGTCGTCGTCAACGTGCTCAACGACCTCGACGAGCCCCTCCTAATCACATG GAACGGGATCCAGCACCGGAAGAACTGCTGGCAGGACGGCGTGCTGGGCACCAACTGCCCCATCCCGTCCGGGTGGAACTGGACCTACGAGTTCCAGGTCAAGGATCAGATCGGCAGCTTCTTCTACTTCCCCTCCACCGGCCTGCAGCGCGCCGCCGGCGGCTTCGGCGGCATCGTTGTCAACAACCGCGGCGTCATCGCCGTGCCCTTCGGCCGCCCCGACGGCGACATCACCATCCTGATCGGCGACTGGTACAACAGGAACCACACG GATCTGAGGAAGATGCTGGACGAAGGGAAGGAGCTCGGGATGCCGGACGGCGTGCTGATAAACGGCAAGGGCCCGTACCGGTACAACGACAGCCTTGTGCCGGCCGGCATTGAGCACGAGACCATCGATGTGCATCCCG GTCGGACGTACCGCATCCGGGTGCACAACGTGGGCACGTCGACGAGCCTCAACTTCCGGATCCAGGGGCACAACCTGCTGCTGGTGGAGACGGAGGGGTCCTACACCACGCAGCAGAACTACAGCAGCCTCGACGTCCACGTCGGCCAGTCCTACTCCTTCCTCCTCACCACCGACCAGAACGCCAGCTCCGACTACTACGTCGTCGCCAGCGCCCGCATCGTCAACGAGTCCCTCTGGCAGCGCGTCACCGGCGTCGCCCTCCTCCGCTACTCCAACTCCGGCGGCCCGGCGTCCGGCCCGCTCCCGGACCCGCCCCAGGACCAGTACGACAAGACGCTCTCCATGAACCAGGCGCGCTCCGTCCGCTGGAACCTCAGCGCCGGCGCGGCGCGGCCCAACCCGCAGGGCTCCTTCCGCTACTCCTCCATCAACGTGACGCAGGCGTACCTGCTGCGGAGCGCCGCGCCCGTGGAGATCGGCGGGAAGCTTAGGGCGGCGCTCAACGGGCTGTCCTTCGTCCCGCCGGAGACGCCGCTGCGGCTCGCCGACGCGTACGGCGTGGAGGGCGCCTACACGCTCGACTTCCCGGAGCGGCCGCCGGCGCCGGACGCCGCCCCCCGGGTGGCGCGGTCCGTCATCAACGGCACCTACCGGGGGTTCATGGAGCTCATCTTCCAGAACAACGACACCCGGATGCAGAGCTACCACGTGGACGGGTACGCCGTGTTCGTCGTCGGGATGGACTACGGGGAGTGGACGGAGGCGAGCCGGAGCACGTACAACAAGGGCGACAGCGTGGCGCGCAGCACCGTGCAGGTGTACCCCGGCGCCTGGACGGCGGCGCTGGTGTCGCTGGACAACGTGGGGTTCTGGAACGTGCGGTCGCAGAACCTCGACTCGTGGTACCTCGGGCAGGAGGTGTACGTCAGGGTGGTGAACCCCGAGGACGGCGCCAACAAGACCGAGATGGCCGTCCCCCGCAACGCCCTCTACTGCGGCCAGCTCCACAAGTACCAGAA GGAGCAGACCCCTCAtcacaaggcggcggcggcggcgtctgcggcGGCCGTGCGGCCGTTGGCTGTGCGGAGGCAGATCGTGGCGTTGGTGATGCTCGTCGTCGGAGCCCTCGTGTTCGCGTCGTAG